GCCGCGCTCGCGGACGGCGCGTGGGACGCCGTCGTCGACACCTGGTCGGCGGCGCCCCACGCGGTGCGGGACTCGGCGCGGCTGCTGCGGGGCCGCGCCGGACGGTACGTCTACGTGTCGAGCTGCTCGGTGTACGCGTGGGCGCCCCCCGCCGGGTACGCCGAGGACGCGCCACTGGTCGAGGGCGCCGATCCGGACGCCGGGCAGACCGAGTACGCGCGCGACAAGCGGGGCGGCGAGCTGGCCGCGCTGGGCGCCTTCGGCGCGGACCGCTCGCTGCTGGTCAGGGCGGGGCTGATCATCGGGCCGTACGAGAACGTGGGCCGGCTGCCCTGGTGGCTGAACCGGACGGCCCGCGGCGGTCCGGTGCTGGCGCCGGGCCCCCGGGACCTGCCCCTGCAGTACATCGACGTCCGCGATCTCGCCGCGTGGATCCTCGGCGGCGTCGAGCGGGAGCTGAGCGGCCCGTACAACCTGGTCTCGCCGCAGGGCCACGCCACCATGGGCACCCTGCTGGAGGCCTGCGCCCAGGTCACCGGCGGCGGCGCCGAGCTGTGCTGGACCGATCCCGAGGTGATCCTGGAGGCCGGGATCGCGCCGTGGACCGAGCTGCCGGTGTGGGTGCCGCCGGGCAGCGACCTGCACGACGCCCTGCACTCCTCGGACGTCTCCCGCGCGGTCGCGGCGGGCCTCGGCTGCCGGCCCGTGGAGGAGACCGTCGCCGACACCTGGAGCTGGCTGCACTCGCTCGGCGGGGTGGCCCCGCAGCGCCCGGACCGGCCGGACAAGGGCGTGGACCCGGAGACGGAGGCGAAGGTGCTCGCCCAGGCCCACGGCCGCCAACTGCCGTGACCTGACGGTAATTTCAGCGACGTTTGAACACTCGTGGGACTCCTTGCGTATGGAGGGGAGCCGCTTCACTCCTGTCGGGCGCCTCGATGCTGCCCCGCAAGGAAGTCAGAGGAGTTCCATGGGACGCAACACACGAAAACGCCGTACGCCGCTGGCCACCAAGGCCATTGCCGCATCGGCGGCCCTAGCGCTCGGTGGGGGCGGGCTGATCTGGGCGAACTTCTACGCCTCGGCGCACGAGGACGAGGACCGCTGGCCGAACCGGACCCGGTCGGCGACGGCGCAGGTCGCCACCATCGACTGCCCGGACGTCGGCCAGCGGCTCTACGACGTGCCGGACCGGGCCCGGGGTGAGGTGGACGGCGAACTGGCCACCCTGGACCAGCAGATCACCGAGGCCTACCAGCGGCTGGCGACCACCCGGGACGCCCAGGCCCAGGACCCGGGCTACGTCCAGAACGCGATCCTCCAGCCGCTCAAGGACCGCCGCAAGGCGATCATCGACCGCATCCAGCTGGAGATCAACCGGGCCGGCGGCAACGCCTCCGAGGACCTGGACACCCTCTCCGGCTGCACCGGCACCCCGGCGGAACAGCCGCAGACCACGGACGGCCAGACCGGCGACGGGCAGAACGGCGACGGCCAGCAGGACGGCGGTCAGCAGGACGGTGACGGCCAGCAGGACGGCGGGGACCAGAACCAGGACGGCGGGGACCAGAACCAGGACGGCAACGGCGACGGCCAGCAGGACGACGGCCAGCAGGGAGGCAACGGCGGTCAGGCCGGCAACGGCCCGGTGGCGGCGGACTTCCAGGACATCACCACCGTCCAGCCGAACTCCCGCAACCTGCCGAACGGCCTCGCCGCCAACGGCCGGTCCGGTTCGCGCGGCGTCTTCATCACCAAGTGCGGCACCAACGGCAACGACAACCACAACACGGACAACGTGATCGTCGCCCCCGGTGTCACCAACGGCGCCCACCACCTGCACGACTACGTCGGCAACCAGAACAACGACGCCTTCGCGAGCGACGAGGACCTGGCCCGCGCCGACACCAGCTGCCAGAACCCGGGCGACCGGTCGTCGTACTTCTGGCCGGTGCTGCGCCTCCAGGACGGTTCGCAGGACTTCGACCAGAACGACGCCGGCGGCGGCACCGAGGGCAACGTCGGCCGGATCCTGGAGCCGCGGCAGGCCCAGCTGAAGTTCGTCGGCAACAAGCGCGGCCCGGTCGTCGCGATGCCGACGGCCCTGCGCATCATCACCGGTGACGCCAAGGCCTTCGTCAACGGCCTCGCGAACGCCAACACCTCCTGGAGCTGCACGGGCTTCGAGGACCGGCAGCTCACGGACAAGTACCCGCTGTGCCCCGAGGGCAGCGACGTGGTGCGCACGTCCAAGTTCCAGAGCTGCTGGGACGGCCAGAACATCGACAGCGCCAACCACCGCACCCATGTGGCGTTCGTCCAGCCCGACGGCTCCTGCCCCGGCGGCTTCAAGGCGATCCCCCAGCTCCAGGTCCGGCTGGTCTACGACGTCCCGGCCCCGACCATCGAGAACGGCGTGGTGCAGAACCCGTTCGCGGTGGACACCTTCCCGGAACAGCTGCACAAGCCGATCACCGACCACAACGACTTCATCAACTTCTTCTCCCCCGAGCTGATGAACAAGATGGTCAAGTGCATCAACACCGGCCGCAAGTGCCAGTAGCGGACCCGGCACGGCAACACGGCGAAGGCCGGCGGTGGGACTCCCACCGCCGGCCTTCGCCGTAGCGGATCAGTGCCCGCCGTGGGACGCCCCGTGGTCCTTCCCCTCCTCCAGCGTCCCCCCGAGGGTGCCGCGCAGCGCCGTCACCACCTCCGGCTCCCCCACGGCCACCCACTTGCGGCCGACCAGGTAGTGACCGCCGTAGTCCTTCGCCCCGTTGATCCACTCCCGCTGGCCGCGGTCGGTGGCGAAGGTGGCGAGGACGAACCGGCCGTCGCCGGTGCGGCAGATGGCCTGCCGGATCTCGTCGGCGTCCGTCTGGATGTCGGGCTCGCAGCGCGCCTCGGCGGCCAGCTGCTCCAGGCTGCCCTCGGCGGCCTCGGGCACCTGCGGGCGCGCCCGCTCCGCGCCGGAGCCGCAGCCCGTGAGCGCCAGCACGGCCAGGGCCAGGGCGAGCATCGGTCGGGTCAGCCTCATCAGTTCCTCCGGTCGGGGCGTCGCACGGCATGCCGTCCGTCGATACGGCCGCGGCACCCTCCGTGCTCAAATCACGTGCCGTCGCACACCCGTCCGTGCCAGGCTGGCCCGGTGGACCAGGACTGGGAGGGCCGCGTGACCGCGGCGTGGGCCGGCTTCGACGGCTACCCCGAGGAGCGGGCGGACGAGTTCCGCGCGGTGATCGACGCGCTCGTCGCCGAGCTCCCCGAGGGCAGCCCCGACGCGCCGTTCGAACGGGCCTGCGCCTGGGACTCCACGGGGCACTCCGACAGGGCGGTGCCGCTGTACCGGGAGGCGCTGGCGCGCGGGCTCACCGGCTACAAGGCGCGTCGGGCCAGGATCCAGCTCGCCAGCTCGCTGCGGAACACCGGACGTCCGCAGGAGGGCGTCGCGCTGCTGACCCCGGAACTCGACGCGTCGTCCGACGAGCTGGACGACGCGGTGCGCGCCACGCTCGCGCTGTGCCTGTCCAGCCTCGGCCGCGACCGGGAGGGACTGTCCCTGGTGCTCGGCGCCCTCGCCCGTCACCTGCCCCGCTACCAGCGCTCGATGGCGGACTACGCCCGTGCCCTGGCCGAGCCGGATCCCCCCGGTCCCGCAGGGCGGTGACCATCCGCCGGGCGGCTCGTTCTCCCGGACGTGCAGTCACAGGATGTCGCCCCGCGTCACAGCTCCGCAGCAGCCGCCGGTCCGGTGGTCGACGTCGAGCGGGCCGAGGCCGCGCTCGTCGAGCACTATCCCCGGCTCGTCCGGCTCGCCTATCTCGTGCTGCCGCCGGGTCTGGGCCGCAACCGGCGGGTGCTGACCGCCCACGCGCTCACCCAGCGGGCGCTGCCCCGCGGACGGGCCCGCGCCTGCGTCATCCCGTCCCAGTCCACGGGCCGCGAGAGCGACCCCGGCTATGCCTACGTCCGCCTCCAGGTGCTGCGCACGGCACTGGAGGCGGGCCTGCCGCTGCGGCGCCGGGCCTGGCCGAAGCGGTCCCCGCTGCCGCCCCTGCTCCCCCAGGTGTGGGGCCTGCGGCTGTTCCCGCGCTCGGGCGGCGCCGACGAACTGGCCCTGGACCAGCGGCTGTCGGCGCTGCCGGCGCCGGCCCGCGCCGCGTACGTGCTGCGCGGCCTGGAGCGGCTGCCGGACGGTCACGTGCGTACGGTGCTCGAGGCCGCCGGGGTCAGGGACGCGCGGGCCGCGCTCGCCGCGGCCGACACCCTGGCCCCGCGGTACTCGCTGCTGGCCTCCCCCGAGTTCGACCCGTGCACGCTGCAGGCGCGGCCCACCGATCTGATGCGCCGCCGCCGGCGTCTGCAGGCGGCGCTGGCCGCGACCGCGGCGGTCGCCGTGGGCGGGGCGCTGCTCGGCCTGCCCGGTGACGGCGGGAACCCGGACGGCCCGGCGGCCCCCGTGTACGCGCAGAACCCGTCCGCCCGGGCCGCCCTCGACCCGGCCAGGCTGACCAAGGTGCCCGCCGGGGCCTGGCGGTCGGCGAGCCGCACCGACTTCTCCGTGTGGCCCGCGCGCGGCGACCTCGTGGGCGACAGCGCGCTGCTGCGCCGCGCCCTCGCCGTCTGGGCACGCCCCGGCGAGGCCGTGCGGGTCTCGGCGACGCCGGGCACGCCGTCCGGCGGTCCGGCCGGTCCCCCGCAGCTGCTGTACGCGGATACCGTGGACCGGGCCCGCGTGGTGATCCTGCACGACGGCCTGCGCATCGCCCGGTACGCCGAGCCGGTGGACGGCACGGCGGGCGCCGCCCTGGACTTCGCCCGTACGGACGGCGCGTCCCGGGGCGAGTCGAGCGCGGTGGTGCTGGCCCGCACCGACGGCAACGTGCGGTACCTGCTGGCGCCGTGGGTGACGAAGGCGGCCGAGCGGGACCTGGTGGAACCGGGGTCCTCCCCGATGGAGCTGACCGTGACGGACGGGACCGCCTCGCCGCTGGCCAGCCCGGCGACCCGGTCCGGCGCCTGCACGTCGTGGAACGTGCTGGAGGTGACCGACGGTTCGGGCACCCGGCTGCTGACGGACCTCGGCGAGCTGGTGCCGGCCCGGCTGACCAGTGGCCGGCCCGGCTCGGTGCGGGACGCGAGCGGTGCGCGGGCGCGGCAGACGTGGGCGCCGTTCGCCTGCTCGCTGGCGAACGCGCGGGGACAGGGCGTGCGGTCGGTGAACGCGTGGGCGTACGCCGAGCAGCCGCTGCCGGACGACAGCGGTACGGCGGCGTGGGTGTGCACCCGGACGGAGACCTGGCGGGGCGGCGGCGAGCGGGTGCTGGCGCAGTTCCGGACGCCGGG
Above is a genomic segment from Streptomyces glaucescens containing:
- a CDS encoding tetratricopeptide repeat protein — translated: MDQDWEGRVTAAWAGFDGYPEERADEFRAVIDALVAELPEGSPDAPFERACAWDSTGHSDRAVPLYREALARGLTGYKARRARIQLASSLRNTGRPQEGVALLTPELDASSDELDDAVRATLALCLSSLGRDREGLSLVLGALARHLPRYQRSMADYARALAEPDPPGPAGR
- a CDS encoding DUF1996 domain-containing protein, with product MGRNTRKRRTPLATKAIAASAALALGGGGLIWANFYASAHEDEDRWPNRTRSATAQVATIDCPDVGQRLYDVPDRARGEVDGELATLDQQITEAYQRLATTRDAQAQDPGYVQNAILQPLKDRRKAIIDRIQLEINRAGGNASEDLDTLSGCTGTPAEQPQTTDGQTGDGQNGDGQQDGGQQDGDGQQDGGDQNQDGGDQNQDGNGDGQQDDGQQGGNGGQAGNGPVAADFQDITTVQPNSRNLPNGLAANGRSGSRGVFITKCGTNGNDNHNTDNVIVAPGVTNGAHHLHDYVGNQNNDAFASDEDLARADTSCQNPGDRSSYFWPVLRLQDGSQDFDQNDAGGGTEGNVGRILEPRQAQLKFVGNKRGPVVAMPTALRIITGDAKAFVNGLANANTSWSCTGFEDRQLTDKYPLCPEGSDVVRTSKFQSCWDGQNIDSANHRTHVAFVQPDGSCPGGFKAIPQLQVRLVYDVPAPTIENGVVQNPFAVDTFPEQLHKPITDHNDFINFFSPELMNKMVKCINTGRKCQ
- a CDS encoding SDR family oxidoreductase, translated to MRLLVLGGTEFVGRAVVEAAVARGWDVTVFHRGRHAAPAGVRALHGDRTAPDGLAALADGAWDAVVDTWSAAPHAVRDSARLLRGRAGRYVYVSSCSVYAWAPPAGYAEDAPLVEGADPDAGQTEYARDKRGGELAALGAFGADRSLLVRAGLIIGPYENVGRLPWWLNRTARGGPVLAPGPRDLPLQYIDVRDLAAWILGGVERELSGPYNLVSPQGHATMGTLLEACAQVTGGGAELCWTDPEVILEAGIAPWTELPVWVPPGSDLHDALHSSDVSRAVAAGLGCRPVEETVADTWSWLHSLGGVAPQRPDRPDKGVDPETEAKVLAQAHGRQLP